A genomic region of Acipenser ruthenus chromosome 9, fAciRut3.2 maternal haplotype, whole genome shotgun sequence contains the following coding sequences:
- the LOC117406001 gene encoding DCN1-like protein 5 isoform X1 yields the protein MLRSTKELAGIQQVSQTFDRLNIVEDLNGQGDQKNIGTPQPSSSSSVHTMPVKKKRKSSGPEDAGIRKCKITSFCRSQAPGRLINTEDHFSSKKCTSWYYEYAGPDEVLGPEGMEKFCEDIGVEPENIIMLVLAWKLEAPNMGFFTKEEWLKGMTLLQCDCTERLQSKLDYLRSQLNDTTAFKNIYRYAFDFARDKDQRSLDIDTAKSMLALLLGRTWPLFSVFHQFLEQSKYKVMNKDQWYNVLEFSRTVHADLSNYDEDGAWPVLLDEFVEWQKARLAL from the exons ATGCTACGAAGCACT aagGAGCTGGCAGGCATTCAACAGGTATCTCAAACATTTGACAGGCTA aatataGTAGAAGATTTGAATGGACAAGGTGATCAAAAAAACATAG GAACCCCCCAACCAAGCAGCTCTTCAAGTGTTCACACAATGCctgtgaaaaagaaaagaaagtcttCAGGGCCAGAAGATGCTGGCATTAGGAAATGCAAGATTACAAG CTTCTGCAGATCACAAGCACCTGGTAGATTGATAAATACGGAAGACCATTTTTCAAGCAAGAAGTGCACGTCTTGGTATTATGAATATGCAG GTCCTGATGAAGTTTTGGGTCCAGAAGGCATGGAAAAGTTCTGTGAAGACATTGGTGTGGAACCTGAAAAT ATTATCATGTTAGTCTTAGCCTGGAAATTGGAAGCCCCAAATATGGGCTTTTTCACAAAGGAAGAATGGCTAAAGGGAATGACCTTACTACA ATGTGACTGTACAGAAAGGTTACAGAGCAAGCTTGATTATTTGCGATCCCAGCTAAATGATACTACAGCTTTCAAGAATATCTACAGATATGCCTTTGATTTTGCTAGG GATAAAGACCAACGTAGCCTTGATATCGACACTGCAAAGTCTATGTTAGCTTTACTTCTAGGAAGAACATGGCCTCTCTTCTCAGTGTTTCATCAGTTTTTGGAG caaTCCAAATATAAAGTTATGAACAAGGATCAGTGGTACAATGTCTTAGAATTCAGCAGAACAGTCCATGCGGATCTTAGTAACTACGATGAAGACGGTGCAT ggccTGTTCTGTTAGATGAATTTGTGGAGTGGCAGAAGGCACGACTGGCATTATAA
- the LOC117406001 gene encoding DCN1-like protein 5 isoform X2: MLRSTKELAGIQQVSQTFDRLNIVEDLNGQGDQKNIGTPQPSSSSSVHTMPVKKKRKSSGPEDAGIRKCKITSFCRSQAPGRLINTEDHFSSKKCTSWYYEYAGPDEVLGPEGMEKFCEDIGVEPENIIMLVLAWKLEAPNMGFFTKEEWLKGMTLLQCDCTERLQSKLDYLRSQLNDTTAFKNIYRYAFDFARQSKYKVMNKDQWYNVLEFSRTVHADLSNYDEDGAWPVLLDEFVEWQKARLAL, encoded by the exons ATGCTACGAAGCACT aagGAGCTGGCAGGCATTCAACAGGTATCTCAAACATTTGACAGGCTA aatataGTAGAAGATTTGAATGGACAAGGTGATCAAAAAAACATAG GAACCCCCCAACCAAGCAGCTCTTCAAGTGTTCACACAATGCctgtgaaaaagaaaagaaagtcttCAGGGCCAGAAGATGCTGGCATTAGGAAATGCAAGATTACAAG CTTCTGCAGATCACAAGCACCTGGTAGATTGATAAATACGGAAGACCATTTTTCAAGCAAGAAGTGCACGTCTTGGTATTATGAATATGCAG GTCCTGATGAAGTTTTGGGTCCAGAAGGCATGGAAAAGTTCTGTGAAGACATTGGTGTGGAACCTGAAAAT ATTATCATGTTAGTCTTAGCCTGGAAATTGGAAGCCCCAAATATGGGCTTTTTCACAAAGGAAGAATGGCTAAAGGGAATGACCTTACTACA ATGTGACTGTACAGAAAGGTTACAGAGCAAGCTTGATTATTTGCGATCCCAGCTAAATGATACTACAGCTTTCAAGAATATCTACAGATATGCCTTTGATTTTGCTAGG caaTCCAAATATAAAGTTATGAACAAGGATCAGTGGTACAATGTCTTAGAATTCAGCAGAACAGTCCATGCGGATCTTAGTAACTACGATGAAGACGGTGCAT ggccTGTTCTGTTAGATGAATTTGTGGAGTGGCAGAAGGCACGACTGGCATTATAA
- the LOC117406001 gene encoding DCN1-like protein 5 isoform X3, with amino-acid sequence MPVKKKRKSSGPEDAGIRKCKITSFCRSQAPGRLINTEDHFSSKKCTSWYYEYAGPDEVLGPEGMEKFCEDIGVEPENIIMLVLAWKLEAPNMGFFTKEEWLKGMTLLQCDCTERLQSKLDYLRSQLNDTTAFKNIYRYAFDFARDKDQRSLDIDTAKSMLALLLGRTWPLFSVFHQFLEQSKYKVMNKDQWYNVLEFSRTVHADLSNYDEDGAWPVLLDEFVEWQKARLAL; translated from the exons ATGCctgtgaaaaagaaaagaaagtcttCAGGGCCAGAAGATGCTGGCATTAGGAAATGCAAGATTACAAG CTTCTGCAGATCACAAGCACCTGGTAGATTGATAAATACGGAAGACCATTTTTCAAGCAAGAAGTGCACGTCTTGGTATTATGAATATGCAG GTCCTGATGAAGTTTTGGGTCCAGAAGGCATGGAAAAGTTCTGTGAAGACATTGGTGTGGAACCTGAAAAT ATTATCATGTTAGTCTTAGCCTGGAAATTGGAAGCCCCAAATATGGGCTTTTTCACAAAGGAAGAATGGCTAAAGGGAATGACCTTACTACA ATGTGACTGTACAGAAAGGTTACAGAGCAAGCTTGATTATTTGCGATCCCAGCTAAATGATACTACAGCTTTCAAGAATATCTACAGATATGCCTTTGATTTTGCTAGG GATAAAGACCAACGTAGCCTTGATATCGACACTGCAAAGTCTATGTTAGCTTTACTTCTAGGAAGAACATGGCCTCTCTTCTCAGTGTTTCATCAGTTTTTGGAG caaTCCAAATATAAAGTTATGAACAAGGATCAGTGGTACAATGTCTTAGAATTCAGCAGAACAGTCCATGCGGATCTTAGTAACTACGATGAAGACGGTGCAT ggccTGTTCTGTTAGATGAATTTGTGGAGTGGCAGAAGGCACGACTGGCATTATAA
- the LOC131738052 gene encoding uncharacterized protein LOC131738052, translating to MYELKRSAPASLAQRIRCHTGPLAGHYLSTVNQEQLTCKEPLRVAHVVTVTVPAGSGLKLACETKNKKGHVLYWQTPLRKHKTTTIYSSEDHTFVLSDGSLKIVRLSAHLSGIYYCVFGYEEGQMITLYKVNLMDHGILERGRLREKREYEQYVELVSEEHFASAIAASVIVTFLGAVILGAISSPFFIECCRKIKHRRNATKAKLGLELKTEPRHYENMVFAINEDPKEETPIYDIPKGSESIAQDSSSGQECSYAKPSNAHKTISLVVPEPDKEYDVSPPRPAPRLKLQPRKGDGQSQNTEISEGAHNESAQSLHGQVDAPRYAHGTSHSDAEHCLNSNLSTDNITSALPAIGENSEADYIIFPVCDNTKVAPVQHSADIILSEKLFSHSAIIPNSPQTFESNTSCAAFPEEPGTNAENSAGLHNKKKGLDLDKPLCSEEENIKAKQDFLKIEMHEGSSDVITEEEKPDYGMCPKANLDKTAKRSENPEAHGESSHNEEKPVDLNQRDQNSGMNKDNQEGPSSSEESGDLSQHQPKAAKRRVIKLYNYDEEGKLYDHIKSSEEFESESEQRMKRRSLSLTRLNAIMSVAFADDFNSELNKNQKQSNIDGNGMFNIKK from the exons ATGTACGAGCTGAAACGGTCTGCTCCCGCTTCACTGGCACAGAGAATCAGATGTCACACTGGGCCTCTTGCTGGTCACTACCTGTCAACAGTCAACCAGGAGCAGCTGACATGCAAAGAGCCCCTCCGAGTTGCACACGTTGTCACGGTGACAGTCCCAGCTGGAAGTGGGTTAAAACTTGCATGCGAGACAAAGAATAAAAAAG GACACGTACTTTACTGGCAGACTCCACTTAGGAAACACAAAACCACGACAATTTACAGCAGTGAAGACCATACCTTTGTGTTGAGCGATGGGAGTTTAAAGATTGTCAGGCTCTCCGCTCACCTCTCTGGAATATATTACTGTGTCTTTGGCTATGAAGAAGGACAAATGATAACCCTTTACAAGGTCAATTTAATGGATCACGGTATTCTAGAAAGGGGGCGATTAAGGGAAAAAAGGGAGTATGAGCAATATGTAGAGTTAGTGTCGGAGGAGCACTTTGCCTCTGCTATTGCTGCTTCTGTCATCGTTACTTTCTTAGGTGCTGTCATTCTTGGTGCCATCAGTAGTCCGTTCTTCATTGAGTGCTGCAGGAAAATAAAGCACCGCAGAAATGCGACAAAAGCCAAACTAGGTCTTGAATTGAAAACAGAGCCAAGGCATTATGAAAACATGGTATTTGCAATTAATGAAGACCCAAAAGAAGAAACACCAATCTATGACATTCCCAAAGGATCAGAGTCTATAGCACAGGATTCCAGTAGTGGCCAGGAATGTTCCTATGCAAAACCCAGCAATGCTCATAAAACAATTTCCCTTGTGGTTCCTGAACCAGACAAAGAATATGATGTTTCACCACCGCGACCAGCACCCAGACTGAAGTTACAACCTCGTAAAGGAGATGGACAATCACAAAACACAGAGATATCAGAGGGCGCACACAATGAATCAGCTCAAAGTCTACATGGTCAAGTAGACGCACCAAGGTATGCACATGGAACCAGTCACTCTGATGCAGAACACTGTCTCAACAGCAACCTCTCAACAGATAACATTACAAGTGCATTACCAGCAATAGGAGAAAACAGTGAAGCAGACTACATCATTTTCCCTGTTTGCGATAATACAAAAGTGGCTCCTGTCCAACACTCTGCCGATATTATTCTTTCTGAAAAACTGTTTAGCCACAGTGCAATCATTCCAAACTCCCCACAGACATTTGAGTCCAATACATCATGTGCAGCATTTCCTGAAGAGCCAGGAACAAATGCTGAAAATAGTGCAGGTCttcacaataaaaagaaagggcTGGATTTAGACAAACCTCTTTGTTCAGAGGAAGAAAACATAAAAGCTAAACAAGACTTTCTCAAAATAGAAATGCATGAAGGAAGTTCTGATGTAATTACTGAAGAGGAAAAGCCTGATTATGGAATGTGTCCCAAAGCCAACCTTGATAAAACAGCTAAAAGAAGTGAAAATCCAGAAGCACATGGAGAGAGCAGTCACAATGAAGAGAAACCGGTTGACCTAAACCAGAGAGATCAGAACTCAGGCATGAATAAAGACAACCAGGAAGGTCCTTCGTCCAGTGAGGAGTCAGGAGATCTGTCTCAACACCAGCCCAAGGCAGCCAAGCGAAGGGTTATCAAGCTGTACAACTATgatgaagaaggaaagctgtacGATCACATTAAAAGTTCAGAAGAGTTTGAGTCCGAGAGCGAGCAGAGAATGAAACGGAGGTCATTGTCCCTGACTCGGCTGAATGCAATTATGAGCGTAGCATTTGCAGATGACTTCAATTCAGAATTAAACAAGAATCAGAAACAGTCAAACATTGATGGAAATggcatgtttaatataaaaaaataa